In Methanonatronarchaeum thermophilum, a genomic segment contains:
- a CDS encoding phosphate ABC transporter substrate-binding protein, giving the protein MKYKIALTALIICLIALGGAGCLDSGEREGLTIEGSSTVLPVTDAAAEAFEDKYGISVSLSGGGSSHGITSVAEERIDLGMASRLVSQDEIDRYGDNFEKHVIGYDGVAIVVSEEIYNEGVQDLTVDEVRDIYSGEIQNWEEVGGPDREILTVSREEGSGTGSVFYSSIEIDRADASLDQVSDGNAMVKQSVANSDKAIGFLGLGYVGDGAESVAIDGVEPTSDNILAGEYPIDRSLQYYSWGPVDGEAEKFIEFILSEEGQEIVENEGYIPLQ; this is encoded by the coding sequence ATGAAATACAAAATAGCTTTAACCGCCCTAATTATCTGTCTGATCGCTTTAGGTGGAGCAGGATGCTTAGATAGTGGGGAGAGAGAAGGATTGACAATAGAAGGTTCTTCAACAGTTCTACCAGTAACAGATGCTGCAGCTGAAGCTTTTGAAGATAAATATGGAATCAGTGTATCCCTTTCAGGAGGCGGCTCTAGTCATGGTATAACTAGTGTTGCTGAAGAAAGAATCGACTTAGGAATGGCGTCAAGACTAGTTTCACAAGATGAAATAGATCGATATGGAGACAACTTTGAGAAACACGTGATAGGTTACGATGGTGTCGCCATAGTTGTAAGCGAAGAAATCTATAATGAAGGCGTACAAGACCTGACCGTCGATGAAGTTAGAGACATATATTCTGGAGAAATCCAAAATTGGGAAGAAGTTGGTGGGCCAGATAGAGAGATATTGACAGTTTCAAGAGAAGAAGGTTCTGGAACAGGCTCTGTTTTCTACAGTTCAATAGAAATAGACAGAGCAGACGCATCACTAGACCAAGTTAGCGATGGAAATGCCATGGTCAAACAATCGGTAGCAAACTCAGATAAAGCGATAGGATTCCTTGGGCTTGGATACGTTGGAGATGGGGCTGAATCAGTAGCTATAGATGGAGTAGAACCAACTTCAGACAATATACTAGCAGGAGAATACCCAATAGATAGGTCACTGCAATACTACTCATGGGGACCAGTAGATGGTGAAGCAGAGAAATTTATTGAATTCATACTAAGCGAAGAAGGACAGGAAATAGTTGAAAACGAGGGATACATACCATTACAGTAA
- the pstA gene encoding phosphate ABC transporter permease PstA has translation MSKYFKNSYKELFSFSTEKIPFYTSIFIILLSIVFIANGLNKNIYISVLIVSSIIFLSINQNMELKRLYKNKRLLFIATLLILIPLPYLLPSEINFLSAKITDGFLTSLTLFFIGYTGLRVSLSEKYPEKASVNQGSAYTLLTCSITLVLLIIGLIVAYIFINGVGSIDFDFLTQDVSRMGAEGGVFPAIIGTILLGLGTLLTAIPLGVGTAIYLNEYSSRQSKSVLFVRTSVNVLYATPSIVFGLFGLALFVPIFGISLTTGSLILGFLVLPLIISASEEALEAVPQELRNSSLAMGATKWQTIKNVVLPSAAPGIITSIVLSFARALGETAPIMFTAVYFRGAGIPENPLDPVQALSYHLLELTKVIGYRPVETNAWGTALILLAMVLITNYIGIKIRNKYSYNK, from the coding sequence ATGAGTAAATATTTCAAAAACAGCTATAAAGAACTATTTAGTTTTTCAACCGAAAAGATACCTTTCTATACATCAATCTTCATCATCTTATTAAGCATAGTTTTCATTGCAAATGGATTAAACAAAAATATCTATATTTCAGTATTAATAGTTTCATCAATTATCTTCTTAAGTATAAACCAAAATATGGAACTTAAAAGACTTTACAAAAATAAGAGATTATTGTTCATTGCAACACTACTCATATTAATTCCCTTGCCATATTTATTACCATCTGAAATTAATTTTCTGTCAGCAAAAATTACAGATGGATTTTTAACTAGTTTAACACTCTTTTTTATAGGTTATACAGGTTTAAGGGTTTCCTTATCAGAAAAATATCCTGAAAAAGCAAGTGTAAACCAAGGATCAGCCTACACACTACTAACATGTTCAATAACATTAGTATTATTGATTATAGGTTTAATAGTAGCATATATATTTATCAATGGAGTTGGATCAATAGATTTCGATTTTCTAACTCAAGATGTATCTAGAATGGGTGCTGAAGGAGGAGTTTTTCCAGCTATAATAGGTACAATTCTTCTCGGCCTTGGAACACTCTTGACAGCAATCCCCCTTGGTGTAGGAACCGCTATATACTTAAATGAATATTCTAGTAGACAAAGTAAATCAGTATTGTTTGTACGTACAAGTGTTAATGTTTTATATGCAACTCCATCGATAGTATTCGGACTATTTGGATTAGCATTATTCGTACCAATTTTCGGAATTTCATTAACTACTGGTTCATTAATTCTTGGTTTTTTAGTTTTACCATTAATCATAAGTGCAAGTGAAGAAGCACTAGAGGCAGTTCCACAAGAGCTTAGAAACTCTTCATTAGCAATGGGTGCAACAAAATGGCAAACAATAAAGAATGTTGTCCTACCTTCAGCTGCCCCAGGGATAATAACTTCAATTGTGTTATCATTTGCTAGAGCATTAGGTGAAACAGCGCCTATAATGTTTACAGCAGTCTATTTCAGGGGAGCAGGAATCCCAGAAAATCCATTAGACCCAGTCCAAGCACTCTCATACCACCTACTTGAACTAACAAAAGTGATTGGATACCGACCAGTAGAAACAAATGCCTGGGGAACCGCCCTGATACTACTAGCAATGGTTCTAATAACAAACTACATCGGAATTAAAATACGAAACAAATATTCATACAATAAATAA
- a CDS encoding ribbon-helix-helix domain-containing protein — MPAKGYKTISLPQGLIELVEETTEQKKEYSNKTEFIKEAIREKLRREQMNTIHKEKPFKNSNKEE, encoded by the coding sequence ATGCCAGCAAAAGGCTACAAAACAATAAGCCTCCCCCAAGGCCTAATCGAACTAGTAGAAGAAACAACAGAACAAAAAAAAGAATACTCCAACAAAACAGAATTCATCAAAGAAGCAATAAGAGAAAAACTACGAAGAGAACAAATGAACACAATACACAAAGAAAAACCATTTAAAAACTCAAATAAAGAAGAATAA
- a CDS encoding winged helix-turn-helix domain-containing protein — protein MKNLSTKPSNNTKNNQNKQTKLQLYNLNQTDRKTLYLLDQGYYLTQIANQLNLTISGVYRSAEKLEKLQIIQRQGNTKPVKYKILLDHIPHTNGFAPGVQPTAENPFLEIHGALIKFSNLNHFHSQLEENRDKLSGLKFFHKIDDTPHNRTDYLFKYGQNQIRVTTRSALVKRLPDNRYKAPIDLQNTMEFGEGLIFPFEEMEREVLERCKGMFVSFLKRIRLESNGQLKIGKMDNIGFEGWTQKREYAFNYGEDKVRLSKTQNGVKLALMDLPDGWLDHSPLPGRKAEAEGLRTLAQDLGLVRALRSQGIVTEDSLDQHFEELVNELRVFGLEDNDIRKEVVELKETQRELVESLKTMYNSLTELDVESCFSKKEGDGGESVLDDNFYDMYC, from the coding sequence GTGAAAAACCTGTCAACAAAACCAAGTAATAACACAAAAAACAACCAAAACAAGCAGACCAAGCTACAGCTATACAACCTAAACCAAACAGACCGCAAAACTCTATATTTATTAGATCAAGGCTACTACCTAACACAGATAGCAAACCAACTAAACCTAACAATCTCCGGTGTATATAGAAGTGCGGAGAAACTGGAAAAACTCCAGATAATCCAGAGACAAGGAAACACAAAACCCGTCAAATACAAAATATTGCTGGACCATATCCCGCATACCAATGGTTTTGCACCGGGGGTGCAACCAACAGCAGAGAATCCTTTTTTAGAGATACACGGAGCCCTAATCAAGTTCTCCAACTTGAATCACTTCCACAGTCAACTTGAGGAAAATAGAGATAAACTGTCGGGTTTGAAGTTTTTCCATAAAATCGATGATACCCCACACAACCGTACTGACTACCTATTCAAGTATGGCCAAAACCAGATCCGGGTTACTACGAGATCTGCGTTGGTTAAGAGGTTGCCGGATAATAGGTATAAGGCTCCGATTGACCTCCAGAACACAATGGAATTTGGTGAAGGCCTGATATTCCCTTTCGAGGAAATGGAGAGGGAAGTGTTGGAGCGGTGTAAGGGTATGTTTGTTTCTTTTTTGAAGAGGATTCGCCTGGAGTCTAATGGCCAGCTAAAGATTGGTAAAATGGATAATATTGGGTTCGAAGGTTGGACGCAGAAACGTGAGTATGCATTCAACTACGGGGAAGATAAGGTTCGGCTTTCGAAGACCCAGAATGGTGTTAAATTAGCACTTATGGATTTGCCGGATGGTTGGCTTGATCACTCACCACTACCTGGTAGGAAGGCAGAAGCCGAAGGCCTACGTACCCTAGCTCAGGATCTTGGTTTGGTGAGGGCTTTGCGTTCTCAAGGTATTGTGACTGAGGATTCTTTGGATCAACATTTTGAAGAACTTGTTAATGAGTTACGTGTTTTTGGTTTAGAGGATAATGATATTCGTAAAGAAGTTGTTGAGTTGAAGGAAACTCAAAGAGAGTTAGTTGAATCTTTAAAGACTATGTATAATTCTTTAACTGAATTGGATGTTGAAAGCTGTTTTTCTAAGAAAGAGGGAGATGGAGGGGAGAGTGTTTTGGATGATAATTTTTATGATATGTATTGCTGA
- a CDS encoding tyrosine-type recombinase/integrase: protein MLHNFKKSIKNLQANIKASPNITEENGEIILDFMRDLKLSNYSEARILKLTTHMKRIAEENNTNLKQADKDELKDIVEWIYDCKDLKSPETEKDYRIAIRVFYKWLEYGDPKAKKYPEKVSWISSTKSTNSKLNKPKPSEMLRENEILSLIQNSHNTRDKAMISHLWETGERIGEFMKLDASDIAWNDTKGYEILIDGKTGTRRLNLYVSEPYLRTWFQNHPLRKTEQWPHAPLWTKIELQSHNGQQANYSRLRYAAIRDAIERSKKEAEITKKCTPTNFRHSRATDLARKGFTEAQMCQWFGWAQGSDMPSVYIHLAGRDVDETYKKIHGIKIEGEKQKPKTKMKPQTCIKCGQKDIAPTHTLCPNCMTLLNEKARNDMEETAYLIQQLKNIDNEVMEKLKLLDQNKQNIKQITEKLK from the coding sequence ATGCTCCATAATTTTAAAAAATCAATAAAAAACCTTCAAGCAAACATCAAAGCAAGCCCAAATATAACCGAAGAAAACGGAGAAATAATCCTCGACTTTATGCGTGACCTTAAACTCTCAAACTACAGCGAAGCAAGGATCCTCAAACTAACAACCCACATGAAAAGGATAGCCGAAGAAAACAACACCAACCTAAAACAAGCAGACAAAGACGAACTCAAAGACATAGTTGAATGGATATACGATTGCAAAGACCTCAAATCACCAGAAACGGAAAAAGACTACCGAATAGCGATAAGAGTATTCTACAAATGGCTAGAATACGGCGACCCAAAAGCCAAAAAATATCCAGAAAAAGTCAGCTGGATCAGCTCAACAAAATCAACAAACTCCAAACTAAACAAACCCAAACCATCAGAAATGCTCAGAGAAAACGAAATCCTATCCCTAATACAAAACAGCCACAACACAAGAGACAAAGCCATGATAAGCCACCTATGGGAAACAGGAGAAAGAATCGGAGAATTCATGAAACTAGACGCATCCGACATAGCCTGGAACGACACAAAAGGATACGAAATACTAATAGACGGAAAAACAGGAACACGAAGACTCAACCTCTACGTATCAGAACCATACCTAAGAACATGGTTCCAAAACCACCCACTCCGGAAAACAGAACAATGGCCCCACGCCCCACTATGGACCAAAATAGAACTACAATCCCACAACGGACAACAAGCAAACTACAGCAGACTAAGATACGCAGCAATAAGAGACGCAATTGAAAGATCAAAAAAAGAAGCAGAAATAACCAAAAAATGCACACCAACAAACTTCAGACACAGTAGAGCAACAGACCTAGCAAGAAAAGGATTCACAGAAGCACAGATGTGCCAATGGTTCGGATGGGCCCAAGGCTCAGACATGCCTTCAGTATACATACACCTAGCAGGAAGAGACGTAGACGAAACCTACAAAAAAATACACGGAATCAAAATCGAAGGAGAAAAACAAAAACCAAAAACCAAAATGAAACCACAAACCTGCATAAAATGCGGACAAAAAGACATCGCACCAACCCATACACTATGCCCTAACTGCATGACCCTACTAAACGAAAAAGCAAGAAACGACATGGAAGAAACAGCCTACCTAATACAACAACTAAAAAACATAGACAACGAAGTAATGGAAAAACTCAAGCTACTCGACCAAAACAAACAAAACATCAAACAAATAACAGAAAAACTAAAATAA
- the pstC gene encoding phosphate ABC transporter permease subunit PstC, with protein MIKKLGIKRIRLKKIKENLVRFFFLSIAVLSASMIIFIFGFLANESIPALTEVGLDLLSFRWSASNNQFGLLPAIIGTLLVTLIAMTISIPLGLSSALYLSEICTKKTRNILKPVIEILAGIPSIVYGFIGVVIFVPNIGEAFDLISGYTIFTAGFMLSIMALPIVISLADDALNSVPQDFKNASMALGATEWQTMKKVTLPAAISGVANAIILGTGRVIGETMCVMLVVGGIMKKPEPIIDIFTSGSTLTSLIGHNMGEAYGLHVNVLFTAGVILLSLVIILSLSSDWIRVYMKKKRGGH; from the coding sequence ATGATCAAGAAACTAGGCATAAAGAGAATAAGGCTTAAAAAGATTAAAGAGAATTTAGTTCGATTCTTCTTTCTCTCAATAGCTGTATTGTCAGCTTCTATGATAATATTTATATTTGGTTTTCTTGCAAACGAAAGCATACCAGCATTAACTGAAGTTGGATTGGACCTGCTTTCTTTCAGGTGGAGTGCATCAAATAACCAATTCGGTTTATTACCAGCCATAATAGGTACTTTATTGGTTACATTAATAGCGATGACTATATCAATACCTTTAGGCCTATCATCAGCACTATATCTCTCTGAGATATGCACTAAAAAAACAAGAAACATTTTAAAACCAGTTATAGAGATACTTGCAGGGATACCATCAATTGTCTATGGTTTTATAGGTGTAGTTATATTTGTACCCAACATTGGTGAGGCCTTTGACTTGATATCAGGATACACAATATTCACTGCTGGATTCATGCTTTCAATAATGGCTCTACCTATAGTGATTAGCCTAGCTGACGACGCTTTAAATTCAGTTCCACAGGATTTTAAGAATGCTTCCATGGCGTTAGGGGCAACAGAATGGCAGACAATGAAAAAGGTAACACTTCCAGCAGCAATCTCAGGTGTAGCGAATGCAATAATACTAGGCACAGGTAGAGTAATAGGTGAAACAATGTGTGTCATGCTTGTAGTTGGAGGGATAATGAAGAAACCTGAACCAATAATCGACATATTCACTTCAGGATCCACCCTAACCTCATTAATAGGCCACAACATGGGTGAAGCATACGGTTTACATGTAAACGTCCTTTTCACAGCTGGAGTCATTCTACTCTCCTTAGTTATCATATTAAGTTTATCTTCAGATTGGATCCGAGTATATATGAAGAAAAAACGTGGAGGACATTAA